In a genomic window of Lepisosteus oculatus isolate fLepOcu1 chromosome 3, fLepOcu1.hap2, whole genome shotgun sequence:
- the nat16 gene encoding histidine N-acetyltransferase isoform X1 codes for MGKKRVRPATEYTGFGKKQRRIPASASQTPRARLRHAVPEPTGRERSRMKIETGLSRSPAPEVDPQTELEFAVATEEDFEEIMAMSQDIYGGLDYLPTRYKAWLQESNRTVILARKQGKVIALESVCVIDDGETVLVEGLRVAPSERGKGVAGVLLKFCSQLMKAKYPEVKVTRLTRDDRLGPKDFQKYRLITKQGILLVRFRAEDLKLCLQELGLEALTPEATPDTPQLAAPVRLDPLAARHLFLSAGLARDVLPNATIVQDWQPFKPLASNMTILLKKDIDWMVDDAESPSVASLCTFPFRVPIGEDWYYLNIDVFGKDLEPVRRQFLAHLRRHTESLQGHVMCQLFLDPPLWQPLADFCRNTLRVELVKGYTEQCVVESDLA; via the exons ATGGGGAAGAAGCGAGTCCGCCCGGCGACAGAATACACCGGCTTCGGGAAAAAACAGCGCCGCATCCCCGCATCCGCATCCCAGACGCCCCGCGCACGCCTCCGCCACGCAGTGCCAGAGCCGACCGGCCGCGAACG CTCCAGGATGAAGATTGAGACTGGCCTGTCACGTTCCCCTGCCCCAGAAGTCGACCCCCAGACTGAGCTGGAGTTCGCGGTGGCAACGGAGGAGGATTTTGAAGAGATCATGGCCATGAGCCAAGACATCTACGGAGGGCTGGACTACCTGCCAACACGCTACAAGGCCTGGTTGCAGGAGTCCAACCGCACCGTCATCTTGGCACGGAAGCAAGGCAAAGTG ATTGCCCTGGAGTCAGTCTGCGTGATTGATGATGGGGAGACCGTGCTGGTGGAGGGGCTGCGTGTTGCCCCCTCAGAGCGGGGCAAAGGTGTGGCCGGGGTGCTGCTCAAGTTCTGCTCACAGCTGATGAAGGCCAAATACCCTGAAGTGAAGGTCACCCGCCTCACCCGGGACGACAGGCTGGGACCCAAAGACTTTCAGAAGTACCGACTCATCACCAAGCAG GGGATCCTCCTCGTCCGCTTCCGAGCTGAGGACCTCAAGCTGTGTCTGCAGGAGCTGGGGCTGGAGGCGCTGACCCCCGAAGCCACCCCCGACACCCCCCAGCTGGCGGCCCCCGTGCGCCTGGACCCCCTGGCGGCCCGGCACCTCTTCCTGAGCGCTGGGCTGGCGCGGGATGTCTTGCCCAATGCCACCATCGTCCAGGACTGGCAGCCCTTCAAGCCCCTGGCCAGCAACATGACCATCCTGCTGAAGAAGGACATCGACTGGATGGTGGACGACGCGGAGTCGCCCAGCGTTGCCAGCCTGTGTACCTTCCCCTTCCGCGTGCCCATCGGCGAGGACTGGTACTACCTCAACATCGACGTTTTTGGGAAGGACCTGGAGCCCGTGCGGCGCCAGTTCCTTGCCCACCTGCGGCGCCACACGGAGAGCCTCCAGGGCCACGTCATGTGCCAGCTCTTCCTCGACCCGCCGCTGTGGCAGCCCCTGGCCGACTTCTGCCGCAACACGCTGAGAGTGGAGCTGGTGAAGGGGTACACCGAGCAGTGTGTGGTGGAGTCCGACCTCGCCTGA
- the nat16 gene encoding histidine N-acetyltransferase isoform X2: MKIETGLSRSPAPEVDPQTELEFAVATEEDFEEIMAMSQDIYGGLDYLPTRYKAWLQESNRTVILARKQGKVIALESVCVIDDGETVLVEGLRVAPSERGKGVAGVLLKFCSQLMKAKYPEVKVTRLTRDDRLGPKDFQKYRLITKQGILLVRFRAEDLKLCLQELGLEALTPEATPDTPQLAAPVRLDPLAARHLFLSAGLARDVLPNATIVQDWQPFKPLASNMTILLKKDIDWMVDDAESPSVASLCTFPFRVPIGEDWYYLNIDVFGKDLEPVRRQFLAHLRRHTESLQGHVMCQLFLDPPLWQPLADFCRNTLRVELVKGYTEQCVVESDLA, translated from the exons ATGAAGATTGAGACTGGCCTGTCACGTTCCCCTGCCCCAGAAGTCGACCCCCAGACTGAGCTGGAGTTCGCGGTGGCAACGGAGGAGGATTTTGAAGAGATCATGGCCATGAGCCAAGACATCTACGGAGGGCTGGACTACCTGCCAACACGCTACAAGGCCTGGTTGCAGGAGTCCAACCGCACCGTCATCTTGGCACGGAAGCAAGGCAAAGTG ATTGCCCTGGAGTCAGTCTGCGTGATTGATGATGGGGAGACCGTGCTGGTGGAGGGGCTGCGTGTTGCCCCCTCAGAGCGGGGCAAAGGTGTGGCCGGGGTGCTGCTCAAGTTCTGCTCACAGCTGATGAAGGCCAAATACCCTGAAGTGAAGGTCACCCGCCTCACCCGGGACGACAGGCTGGGACCCAAAGACTTTCAGAAGTACCGACTCATCACCAAGCAG GGGATCCTCCTCGTCCGCTTCCGAGCTGAGGACCTCAAGCTGTGTCTGCAGGAGCTGGGGCTGGAGGCGCTGACCCCCGAAGCCACCCCCGACACCCCCCAGCTGGCGGCCCCCGTGCGCCTGGACCCCCTGGCGGCCCGGCACCTCTTCCTGAGCGCTGGGCTGGCGCGGGATGTCTTGCCCAATGCCACCATCGTCCAGGACTGGCAGCCCTTCAAGCCCCTGGCCAGCAACATGACCATCCTGCTGAAGAAGGACATCGACTGGATGGTGGACGACGCGGAGTCGCCCAGCGTTGCCAGCCTGTGTACCTTCCCCTTCCGCGTGCCCATCGGCGAGGACTGGTACTACCTCAACATCGACGTTTTTGGGAAGGACCTGGAGCCCGTGCGGCGCCAGTTCCTTGCCCACCTGCGGCGCCACACGGAGAGCCTCCAGGGCCACGTCATGTGCCAGCTCTTCCTCGACCCGCCGCTGTGGCAGCCCCTGGCCGACTTCTGCCGCAACACGCTGAGAGTGGAGCTGGTGAAGGGGTACACCGAGCAGTGTGTGGTGGAGTCCGACCTCGCCTGA